The sequence ATCGCGCCGCTCGCGAAACGCTACACGCTCGTTCACGAAGCGGGCCGCGCGATCTTCGCGAACGCGGGCGTGTTCGTCACGCGCGTGCGCGCCGTCAAGGTCTGGGACGACCGCGTGATCGCCGTGTGCGACGGCGGCATGAGCCACAACTTCCTGCTCGCGAAGACGGAGGCGGTCCTGAAAACCTGGGAGGCGCCGACGCTCGTGCCGGCCAGCCCCGCCGACGCGCATCGCGCGCCGAACGCGCTGCCGGTCACGTTCGTCGGCAACACCTGCAACCGCGCCGACGTGATCGGCCGGCTCGAGCGTCATCCGCGGCTGCCGCAGCCGGGCGACTTCGTCGTGTTCTCGCAGTGCGGCGCCTATCACCACTCGTACACCGTGAGCGGCTTCCTGTCCCACAAGCCGGCTCAGGTCTATATCCGTCAGGCATGAGAGCGCCATGAATCCGCACATCCGACTCGTCGATCTTCTCGACTCCGCCGCGACGCAGCGGCCCGACGGCATCGCGATCGCCGATCCGCGGCGGCGCGTGCGCTACGCGCAGCTCGCGGCCGACGTGCGCCGCGTCGCCGCCGCGCTCGCCGCGTCCGGCATCGAGCCGGGCGAGCGCGTCGCGACCTACGCGCCGAAAGCGTACGAAACGATCGTGACGATGCTCGCCGCGAATCTCGCGGGCGCGATCATCGTGCCGATCAATCCGCAGCTGCGCGACCATCAGGTGCTGCACATCCTCGCCGACAGCGGCGCGCGCCTGCTCGTCACCACCGCGCCGCGCCTCGCGCGGCTCGCGGCGCGGCCGGCCGCGCTCGTCTGCTGGCGGGTCGACGACGTCGCCGCGCTGCCCGACGCGAACGACTACGCGGGCCACGCGCTCGCCGTCGATTCCGATCCGGCCGCGATCCTCTATACGTCCGGGTCGACCGGGCGCCCGAAGGGCGTCGTGCTGTCGCACCGCAATCTGACGGCGGGCGCCGAGAGCGTCGCCGCCTACCAGCGGCTCGCACACGACGACGTGATCCTCGGCGCGCTGCCGCTCAGCTTCGACGCGGGCCTGAGCCAGCTGACGAGCGCGCTCGCCGCGCACGCGTGCTACGCGCCGCTCGACTTCCTGCGCGCCGAAGAAGTGCCCGCGTGGTGCGCGCAGGTCGGCGTCACGTCGATCACCGGCGTGCCGCCGTTGTGGATGCAGCTCGCCGCGCTCGCGTGGCCCGACGGCCCGCGCCTTGCCGTGCGCCGCTTCGCGAACACGGGCGGCACGATGCCGGCGCCGCTCCTCGAACGGCTGCGGCGGGTCTTTCCGAACGCCGCGCCGTATCTGATGTACGGCCTCACCGAGGCGTTCCGCTCGACGTACCTGCCGCCCGACGAGGCCGCGGCGCGCCCCGGCTCGATCGGCAAGGCCGTGCCGAACGCGCAGATCCTCGTGCTGCGCGCCGATGGCAGCGAGTGCGACGCCGACGAGCCGGGCGAGCTCGTGCATCGCGGCGCGTTCGTGACGCTCGGCTACTGGAACGCGCCCGAGCTCACCGCGCAGCGCTTCCGGCCGCTGCCGCACGCGCGCCATCCCGTCTCGCTCGCCGACGTCGCGGTGTGGTCCGGCGACATCGTGAAGCGCGACGCGGACGGCTTTCTCTACTTCGTGTCGCGCGCCGACGAGATGATCAAGACGTCCGGCTATCGCGTGAGCCCGACCGAGATCGAAGAGATCCTGTTCGAGTGCGCGCAGACGCTCGAAGCCGTCGCGTTCGGCGTGCCGCATCCGACGCTCGGCCAGGCGATCGTCGCATGCGTGTACGGCCGCGGCGATCCCGCGCAATGCCGGCAGGCGCTGATGCAGGCGTGCCGCGCGCGGCTGCCGTCGTACATGGTGCCGCAGCACATCGACGTCGCCGGCGCGCCGCTGCCGCGCAACCCCAACGGCAAGATCGACAGGCCGCTGCTGAAAAGCGGCCACCTGTCGCGTTTCGACGTCGAGCCGCGCGCGGCCGCGCTCGGCTGAATCAGGTGACCAAGACCATGCTCACGATCCATCACACCGCCATCCGGCAGCCGTCCCGCCAAACGGTCGACGCGGCGCAGGCGGCCGGCCGCTATCGCTACGACGGCCGGCTCACGCCGAGCGCGATCCGCTTCGCGATGCCGTACGAACGGCTCGACTACGACGCGGACGCGTTCGCGCATCTGTCGCGCTCCACGCCCGCGTCGCTGCCCGTCGAGACGGACGGGCTGACGCTGTCGGATCTCGCGCTCGCGGCCGTGCGCGACGTCGTCGACGCGGCGGGCCCGAGCGCGCGCGAGTCGATCTCGCACATCGTCGTCGCGCAGGCGTCGCTCAACGAGCAGGCGGGCGAATCCGTCGCCGGCCGGATGCAGCATGCGCTCGAACTGAAGCACGTCGTGCCGTTCGCGCTCGGCCAGTGCGGCACGCTCGGCTTCTATACGGCGCTGCCGCTCGCGAGCGGCCTGCTGCGGCACGGCGGCCGAATGCTGTTCGTCGCCGCGGACAAATGGGTATATCCGTTTCTGCGCGCGTACGGCGACTTCGTCGCATACGGCGACGGCGCCGCCGCGCTCCTGCTGAGCGACACCGATGCGGACGACGGCGGCGGCAGCGCCGAAAGAGACGGCGAAAGCGACGGCGGAGAAGGCAGCGGCAGCAACGGCGGCGCGCGCGTGCTCGGCCACGCGCTCGCACACGGCGACGCGATCGCCGATCCGTGGGCGCGGCGGCCCGCCGAGCTCGAACGCGCGCTGATCGCGCCGACCGTCGACGCGGCGCGCGCGGCGCTCGGCGACGCGGGCGTCGACGCCGCGCAAATCGACTGCTTCGCGCCGAGCGGCTTCGGCTCGTCGTTTCGCACGGCGCTCGCGCACGCGCTCGCGATTCCCCCTTCGCGTCTGCAAACGCGCGACGGCGCCGAGCATCTGTCCACCGCCGATACGCCGCGCGCGCTCGCGCGGGCGCAGGCGTCGCTCGCGCCCGGCGAGCGGCGGCTCGCGCTCTTTTGCGACACCGCGCTCGCGGGCGGCGCCGGCGCGCTCGTTGCCGAGCTGCGCGGCGCGCACGCGGCGCCCCCGTCCACCCGAACCCGGTATCCGTCATGAGCGCCTATCAAGTCAGCCTGCGCGAACTGCGCTTCTTTCTCTGGGAACTGTTCGACGCCGAAACGGCGTTCCTCTCGCACGCGCCGTACCGAACGCACGACCGCGCTTACTACGACCGCCTCCTCGAGCGCGCGCGCGACTTCGCGCTCGAGATCGGCGAGAGCTATCGCGCGAGCGACATCGAATCGTGCTCGCTGCGCGAGGACGGCACGGTGCGCATCCCCGCCGATTTCCACGCGCTGTGGCCGCGCTTTCGCGACGAATGGGCGGGCCTGCTGTTCGACCGCCACTCGGCCGAGGCGGGCGACGCGCCGCACGCGGACGTGCCGATGGTCGTCAAGCAAGTGGTGTTCGAAATGCTGATGGGCGCGAACCCGTCGTTCATGACGTACGGCGGCTTCACGCATCCGGCCTGCAAGCTGCTGACGCTGCACGGCACGCCCGGGCAGAAGGCGCTGCGCAAGCCGCTCTTGCGCTACGACTGGGACGCATGCTTCTGCGCGACCGAGCCGCAGGCGGGCTCCGACATGACGGCCGTGCGCACGGCCGCGACGCCGCTCGGCGACGACGTCTACGCGGTGACGGGCGAGAAGGTCTACATCTCGGCCGGCATGCACGACCTGACCGAGAACACGCTGTATTTCGTTCTCGGCCGCATCGGCTCGGCGGCGCCCGGCTCGTTCTCGCTGTCGTGCCTGATCGTGCCGCGCTTCTGGCGCAACGAGGCGACGGGCGAGCTCGAACCGAATCACGTCGAATGCGTCGCGGTGCCGCGCAAGATGGGATTGAACGGCTGCGCGAACACGCATCTCGTGTTCGGCCGAAGCGGCACGACGCGCGCGCATCTGCTCGGCAACCGCAGGAACGTCGGCCTGCTGCAGCTCGTGCCGCTGATGAACCAGGCGCGCATGGGCACGGGGCTATTCGGAATCGGCGTCGCGTCGAGCGCGTATCTGCAGTCCGTGTCGTACGCGCGCCGCCGCGTGCAGGGCCGGCGGATCGACGCCGCGTCGGACGCCGCCGCGCCGCGCGTGCGCATCGTCGAGCACGGCGACGTGCAGCGGATGCTGCTCGACATGAAGGCGCGCGTCGAAGGATGCCGCGGCCTGCTCGGCAAGCTGACCGCGGCCGCGACGCGCGCGGCGATCCTCGAGGCGACGCCCGGCGCGGACCCGGCCGATATCGAGCGCGAGCGCAAGCTGCAACTGCTGCTCACGCCGATCTGCAAGGCGTTCATCTCCGATCAGGCGTGGCGCATCTGCGAGACCGCGATCCAGGTGCACGGCGGCGTCGGCTACACGGACGCGAGCCCCGTCGAGCAGAACGCGCGCGACGTGAAGATCCTGTCGATCTGGGAAGGCACGAACTACATCCAGGCGCAGGATCTCGTGCGCGAGAAGCTCGGCTTCGGCCGCAAGCCGCTGTTGCTGCGCTATTTCCGCGACGCGCTCGATGCGGGCCTTTCGCGCATCGAGCCCGATGCGCCCGAATCGTTCGCCGGGTGGTTCGCGCAGCTGCGCGACGCCGCCGACGCGCTCGAGCGTGCGCTCGCGTCGATCGCGCGCGCGGTGCAGGACGGCCACATGCACGCGAGCAGCCAGGTCTACACGCGCTTTCTCGAGATGTTCGGGCTCGTCGCGTCGGCATGGTCGCTGCTCGAAGCTGCTTGCGTCTCCGAGCGCCGCCTCGCGCAGGGCGCGGTCGCGGCCGACGCCGCGCAAGCCGCGTTCTATCGCGGCAAGGCGAAGGCCGCCCGCTACTGCTTCGCGAACCTGCTTCCGCTCGCCGCCCAGCACGCCGCCGCGATCGATGCGCTGCCGGACATCGCGTGCGCGATCACCGCCGAAGAACTCGCCGAGGTCGAATGACATGGGACTCGCACCTGAGCTGCTGAAACGGCCGGCCACCCGCTATCGCGGCACCGACATCGACGGCGTGACCCTCGATCCCGAAGGACTATGGGTGCGCGAGCGCAACCTGAACGATCTGATCGGCGCGGTCTCGTTCGAGGACGCGCTCTGGCACCTGTGGTTCGAGCGGCTGCCCACGCCGTCCGAAAGCGCGGCGCTGCGCGCGCGGCTCGCGCAGTACGGCGCGCGCTTCGCGCGCGGCAACCTGTCGACGGCCGCCGCCGCGAGCGTCGCGCAAACGGGCGTGGAGATGGTGTTCGCCGCCGCGACCGGCTTGCTGCGCGACATCGAGCGGCCGCCGTTCGACGACGCCGTCGCGGCCGGCTGGGGCGCGGATTTCGACACGCTGCTCGGCTGCCTCGCGGGCGCGCCGTACCTGATGCGCGCGGCGCTCGGCCAATCAGGCGTCGACGATCCCGGCACGAGCCACGCGGCGCGCGTGCTGCGCGCGGCAGGCGCGAGCGGCGCCGGCTCGCCGCACGCCGAGCGCGTGATCGACGCGCTCCTCGTCGCGTGGCACGGCGGCTTCGGCTACGTGACGCCGACCGTGCTCGTGCCGCGCTGCGCGATCGGCACCGGCGTGTCGCTGTCGCAAGCGATCGCGGCGGGCTTCATGTCGAGCGGCCCGAATCACGTCGGCGCTGCGCGCAACGCGATGCAGTGGCTGCTCGCCGTCGCGCGGCGGATCGACGAGGAACCGGCCGGGCTCGACGCCGCCGTGCGGCACGCGATCGATCGCGTGCTCGACGAATCCGGCGCGCTGCTCGCGGGCTTCGGCCATCCGCTCTTCGAAGCGGACCCGCGCCCGCCGCGCATTCGCGCGCTCTTCGCGGAGTGGGGCTTCGGCGGGCGCTACGTCGACATGTTCGACGTGGCGTGCGACCAGGCGCTGCGGCGCAAGAGCCTGAAGCCGAACATCGATTTCGCGACGGGCGCGGCGCTCCTCGACCTCGGCATCGCCGAGCCGCAATGGGGAATCGGCGTCGGCCTGAGCGCGCGGATCGCCGCAATGGCCGCGCACGCGGTCGAACGCCGCCGCCGGCCCGCGTTCGGCGCGAACAGCGCGACCGCCCGCCGGATGCTCGCGGCCGTCCCCGTGGGCTGGCTGTAGCGCCCTTTCTCAACCGCTGGCGATTCAAGGAGAGTCCGACATGCTGCTCAAGAATCTGCGCCCCGCCGACGATTACGATCGCTTCGCGACCGAGGCGCTCGCGCCGTGGGACGCGCTGTTCATCGCGCGCATCCGCGACCTCGCACGCGCGCTGCCGCCCGGCACGCTCGCCGACATCGGCACGGCCACGGCCGTCGTGCCGGTGCGGCTCGCGGCCGACCCGTCGATGGCGCACTGGCGCTTCGTCGGCGTCGATCTCGATCCCGCGATGCTCGACGAAGGCGTGCCGCGCATCGCGCGGCTCGGCCTCGCGGAGCGCGTCGAGCTGAAGCTCGGCGACGCGCTCGCGCTGCCGTTCGACGACGCGTCGCTCGCGATGGCCGTCAGCCGCGCGACGCTGCATCACCTGCCGGACAAGGCGCTGAGCCTGACCGAGATGTTCCGCGCGCTGCGCCCGGGCGGCGTCGGCGTCGTGCACGACATGCGCCGCGACGCGCCGCCCGCGCTGCTCGAGCGCTTCACGCAGATGCGCGCGGCCGCGAACTATCCGCCGACGCATCTCGAGGAAAAGCTCACGCTCGCCGAGGCGCGCGCGCTCGTCGCGGCCGCCGGCCTCGCCGGCCACGCGAGCGTGACGAGCCCGCCGTTCGGCCTGGGCGCGCTCGGCTTCGAGATTCTGCTCACCAAACCGGGGCTGCCGTCATGAGCGAGATCCAGGATTCGATCACCTTCCAGAACGCGTCGGCGCTGAAGGCGCAGGCGCGGCTCGGCCGCGGCGTGCTGTGCGGCTTCAGGAGCGAACGCGCGCTGCTGCCGCTCGTCATCACGCCGCACGACGGCGGCGCGCTCGCCGCCGAGCGCGCCGCGGCGCTCGCGTGGTTCGACGCGCATCGCGCGGACTTCGACGCACTGCTGCTCGAGCACGGCGGCCTCCTGCTGCGCGGCTTCGCGGTGCCGGACACGCACGCGTTCCGCGCGATGACCGATCTCTATGCGCCGCACGCGTTCGGCTACATCGCGGGCGCGTCGCCGCGCAAGGCGATCGACGGCAACGTGTACGAATCGACGCAGCTGCCCGCGCCGTTCAAGCTGAGCCTGCATCAGGAGAAGGCGTACATGTCGCGCTATCCGCGACTCATCTCGTTCTACTGCCGGCAGGCCGCGCCCGTCGGCGGGGAGACGCCGCTGTCGGACATGCGCGCCGTCACGCGCCGCCTGCCCGCGCGCACGCTCGAGCGGTTCCGCAGCAAGGGCGTGATGTACCGGCGCAATTTCTCGGCGAAGCCGATGCCCACGCATTTCAACCAGTTCTACCGGCGCTGGCAGGACGCGTTCATGACCGACGAGCGCGCCGAGGTCGAATCGCTGTGCCGCGCGACGCAGCTCGAATTCGAGTGGCTGCCGGACGGCAGCATCACGGTCACGCATGTCGGCCCGGCGACGGTCGCGCATCCGCGCACGGGCGAGGAGGTCTGGTTCAACCACGCGAGCACGCAGCACATCAACGCGCGCGTCGTGCATCCGACCATCCTGCGCGCGCTGCAATCGTTCTACAAGACACGCGCCGCGCTGCCGTACGACATCCGCTACGGCGACGGATCGCCGATGCCCGCCGAGGACCTCGATCCCGTCTACGACGCGATCGACGCCGAGGAAACCGCGTTTCGCTGGCACGAGCAGGACGTGCTGCTGCTTGACAACATCCTCGTCGCGCACGGGCGCAACCCGTTCAGCGGCCCGCGCGACATCCAGGTCGCGATGATGGATTGAATGCGATGAACCCTGTTCCGTTTCCGGCCGTCGAGGCCGCTCAAGCCGACGGCGCCGCCAACGCCGCCGCCGCCGGCCCGCTCGAACGCGAAGCGGCGCCGAGCCGAGCGGCCAGCGCGCTCGCCGCGCGCCGCATCGACGTGAAGGCGGGCGACTTCGCGTTCCACGCGACCGATATCGCCTTTCGCGCGGGCGCGCTGACGGCGATCGTCGGGCCGAATGGGTCCGGCAAGAGCACGCTGCTCGAGGCGCTGTTCGGCTTTCGCCGCGCGCGGCTCGAGGGCGCGACGATCCTCGGCGTGCCGGCCGCGCGATTCATGCGCGACACGCGCGAGCTGCGGCGCTTCGGCGCGCAATTGCAGCGCGTCGAATACGCGGAGCACGCGCGCGTCGACGAGATCCTCGCCGTGCATCGCGCGCTGTACCGCAAGCAGGACGCCGCGGTCGCGCGGGCGCTCGCGATCGACGAGCTGCGCGCGAAGCCGTACAGCGGGCTGTCGAAGGGCCAGAGGCAACGGCTCGATCTGTTCATCGCGTTCGCGCATCGCCCGGCGCTCGTCGCGCTCGACGAGCCGTTCACGGGCCTCGACCGCACGATGACGCGCAGCGTGCTCGACCTGCTGCGCGGCCCGCTCGCAGGCATCACGGTCGTGATGATCTGCCACGCGGGCGAGGAGCTCGCCATCGCCGACGACGTGCTGTGGGTGCGCGACGGCGCGCTGCGCTATCAGGGCGGCAAGGACGCGCTCAAGCGGCGTCTGGTCGGCGAATTTCGCGCGCTGATCCACGTCGACGACGACGCGCAGGCGGACCGCGTGCGCGCGGTGCTCGCGCGGGACGCGCACGTGCAGCGCATCGTCGCGCCGGCGCCGCGGCAGATCGGCGCGTTCGGCCGCGCGGGGCTCGATCGCACGCTGCGCGCGCTGATGGAGACGGCGGGCATCCGGCACTTCGAATTCGCGCCGACCGACGAGGGCGATCTGCTGCGCGCGTGCACCGAAGGAGCGACGGATGCTTAAGGTCTTTCTGATCCTCACGCGCAATGAATTGCTCGGGCAATTGCGCAGCAAGGCGCGGCTCTTCTGGACGTTCGTCTTTCCGATCCTGCTGATGAGCGTGATGCTCGTCGCGTTCGGCAAGAGCAGCTCGCTCGGCGTCGTCGAGCTCGCGTTCGACGGCGACGCCGCCGCGCCGCAGGCGCGCGCGTGCCGCGCCGCGATCGAGGCCGCGTTCGCGGGCAACGGCACGGTCGGCGCCCGCGTGGTCGCGCCGAACGCGGCGGGCGCGGCGAGCGGCGATCGCGTGCGCGTGATCTGGCCCACGCGCGCGACCGATCCGGTGCGCGTCGCATACGACTTCAACGGCCCGCTCGCGGCGCGCGCCGCCGCGCGCACGATCGAGATCGCGCTCGTGCGCTGCGCGGCATCCGAGGCGGGCCTGCCCGCCGCGTACCGGGCCCGCTTCGAAAACGACGGCCATGCGCTCGCGCCGCTCGATTACGGCGAATTCTTCGCGACCGGCATCCTGATCATGGCGTTCATGTCGGTCGGCGTCGTGTCGACCGCCACGACGATCGCGACGCTGCGCGAGCGCAACACGTTCAAGATGTACGTGTGCTTTCCGGTGTCGCGCTTCGTGTTCCTCGCGTCGCTGATCGTGTCGCGCGTGCTTTTGATGCTCGCCGCGGCGGTGACGCTGATGCTCGCCGCGCGCTACCTGTTTCAGGTGCCGCTGCCGCTCTGGAGCGTGCGCGCGCTGCGCGCGATCCCGATCGTGCTGCTCGGCGCGGCGATGCTGCTGAGCCTCGGCACGCTGCTCGCGAGCCGCGCGCGGTCGGTCGCCGCGGCCGAGGCGTGGTGCAACCTGATCTATTTCCCGCTGCTGTTTTTCAGCGATCTGACGATCCCGCTGCGCGCCGCGCCGCACTGGCTGCGCGTCGTGCTGCTCGTTTTGCCGACCAACCAGTTCGCCGTCGCGCTGCGCGGCGTGTTCATCCGCGACATCGGCTATGCGCAGGCCGCGTGGCCGCTCGCCGTGGTCGCGGGC comes from Burkholderia savannae and encodes:
- a CDS encoding 3-oxoacyl-ACP synthase, yielding MLTIHHTAIRQPSRQTVDAAQAAGRYRYDGRLTPSAIRFAMPYERLDYDADAFAHLSRSTPASLPVETDGLTLSDLALAAVRDVVDAAGPSARESISHIVVAQASLNEQAGESVAGRMQHALELKHVVPFALGQCGTLGFYTALPLASGLLRHGGRMLFVAADKWVYPFLRAYGDFVAYGDGAAALLLSDTDADDGGGSAERDGESDGGEGSGSNGGARVLGHALAHGDAIADPWARRPAELERALIAPTVDAARAALGDAGVDAAQIDCFAPSGFGSSFRTALAHALAIPPSRLQTRDGAEHLSTADTPRALARAQASLAPGERRLALFCDTALAGGAGALVAELRGAHAAPPSTRTRYPS
- a CDS encoding ABC transporter permease, translated to MLKVFLILTRNELLGQLRSKARLFWTFVFPILLMSVMLVAFGKSSSLGVVELAFDGDAAAPQARACRAAIEAAFAGNGTVGARVVAPNAAGAASGDRVRVIWPTRATDPVRVAYDFNGPLAARAAARTIEIALVRCAASEAGLPAAYRARFENDGHALAPLDYGEFFATGILIMAFMSVGVVSTATTIATLRERNTFKMYVCFPVSRFVFLASLIVSRVLLMLAAAVTLMLAARYLFQVPLPLWSVRALRAIPIVLLGAAMLLSLGTLLASRARSVAAAEAWCNLIYFPLLFFSDLTIPLRAAPHWLRVVLLVLPTNQFAVALRGVFIRDIGYAQAAWPLAVVAGWTLAFLAGAALTFRWHQD
- a CDS encoding citrate/2-methylcitrate synthase; amino-acid sequence: MGLAPELLKRPATRYRGTDIDGVTLDPEGLWVRERNLNDLIGAVSFEDALWHLWFERLPTPSESAALRARLAQYGARFARGNLSTAAAASVAQTGVEMVFAAATGLLRDIERPPFDDAVAAGWGADFDTLLGCLAGAPYLMRAALGQSGVDDPGTSHAARVLRAAGASGAGSPHAERVIDALLVAWHGGFGYVTPTVLVPRCAIGTGVSLSQAIAAGFMSSGPNHVGAARNAMQWLLAVARRIDEEPAGLDAAVRHAIDRVLDESGALLAGFGHPLFEADPRPPRIRALFAEWGFGGRYVDMFDVACDQALRRKSLKPNIDFATGAALLDLGIAEPQWGIGVGLSARIAAMAAHAVERRRRPAFGANSATARRMLAAVPVGWL
- a CDS encoding acyl-CoA dehydrogenase, whose amino-acid sequence is MSAYQVSLRELRFFLWELFDAETAFLSHAPYRTHDRAYYDRLLERARDFALEIGESYRASDIESCSLREDGTVRIPADFHALWPRFRDEWAGLLFDRHSAEAGDAPHADVPMVVKQVVFEMLMGANPSFMTYGGFTHPACKLLTLHGTPGQKALRKPLLRYDWDACFCATEPQAGSDMTAVRTAATPLGDDVYAVTGEKVYISAGMHDLTENTLYFVLGRIGSAAPGSFSLSCLIVPRFWRNEATGELEPNHVECVAVPRKMGLNGCANTHLVFGRSGTTRAHLLGNRRNVGLLQLVPLMNQARMGTGLFGIGVASSAYLQSVSYARRRVQGRRIDAASDAAAPRVRIVEHGDVQRMLLDMKARVEGCRGLLGKLTAAATRAAILEATPGADPADIERERKLQLLLTPICKAFISDQAWRICETAIQVHGGVGYTDASPVEQNARDVKILSIWEGTNYIQAQDLVREKLGFGRKPLLLRYFRDALDAGLSRIEPDAPESFAGWFAQLRDAADALERALASIARAVQDGHMHASSQVYTRFLEMFGLVASAWSLLEAACVSERRLAQGAVAADAAQAAFYRGKAKAARYCFANLLPLAAQHAAAIDALPDIACAITAEELAEVE
- a CDS encoding acyl-CoA ligase (AMP-forming), exosortase A system-associated; translated protein: MNPHIRLVDLLDSAATQRPDGIAIADPRRRVRYAQLAADVRRVAAALAASGIEPGERVATYAPKAYETIVTMLAANLAGAIIVPINPQLRDHQVLHILADSGARLLVTTAPRLARLAARPAALVCWRVDDVAALPDANDYAGHALAVDSDPAAILYTSGSTGRPKGVVLSHRNLTAGAESVAAYQRLAHDDVILGALPLSFDAGLSQLTSALAAHACYAPLDFLRAEEVPAWCAQVGVTSITGVPPLWMQLAALAWPDGPRLAVRRFANTGGTMPAPLLERLRRVFPNAAPYLMYGLTEAFRSTYLPPDEAAARPGSIGKAVPNAQILVLRADGSECDADEPGELVHRGAFVTLGYWNAPELTAQRFRPLPHARHPVSLADVAVWSGDIVKRDADGFLYFVSRADEMIKTSGYRVSPTEIEEILFECAQTLEAVAFGVPHPTLGQAIVACVYGRGDPAQCRQALMQACRARLPSYMVPQHIDVAGAPLPRNPNGKIDRPLLKSGHLSRFDVEPRAAALG
- a CDS encoding ATP-binding cassette domain-containing protein, with the protein product MNPVPFPAVEAAQADGAANAAAAGPLEREAAPSRAASALAARRIDVKAGDFAFHATDIAFRAGALTAIVGPNGSGKSTLLEALFGFRRARLEGATILGVPAARFMRDTRELRRFGAQLQRVEYAEHARVDEILAVHRALYRKQDAAVARALAIDELRAKPYSGLSKGQRQRLDLFIAFAHRPALVALDEPFTGLDRTMTRSVLDLLRGPLAGITVVMICHAGEELAIADDVLWVRDGALRYQGGKDALKRRLVGEFRALIHVDDDAQADRVRAVLARDAHVQRIVAPAPRQIGAFGRAGLDRTLRALMETAGIRHFEFAPTDEGDLLRACTEGATDA
- a CDS encoding TauD/TfdA family dioxygenase, with protein sequence MSEIQDSITFQNASALKAQARLGRGVLCGFRSERALLPLVITPHDGGALAAERAAALAWFDAHRADFDALLLEHGGLLLRGFAVPDTHAFRAMTDLYAPHAFGYIAGASPRKAIDGNVYESTQLPAPFKLSLHQEKAYMSRYPRLISFYCRQAAPVGGETPLSDMRAVTRRLPARTLERFRSKGVMYRRNFSAKPMPTHFNQFYRRWQDAFMTDERAEVESLCRATQLEFEWLPDGSITVTHVGPATVAHPRTGEEVWFNHASTQHINARVVHPTILRALQSFYKTRAALPYDIRYGDGSPMPAEDLDPVYDAIDAEETAFRWHEQDVLLLDNILVAHGRNPFSGPRDIQVAMMD
- a CDS encoding class I SAM-dependent methyltransferase — protein: MLLKNLRPADDYDRFATEALAPWDALFIARIRDLARALPPGTLADIGTATAVVPVRLAADPSMAHWRFVGVDLDPAMLDEGVPRIARLGLAERVELKLGDALALPFDDASLAMAVSRATLHHLPDKALSLTEMFRALRPGGVGVVHDMRRDAPPALLERFTQMRAAANYPPTHLEEKLTLAEARALVAAAGLAGHASVTSPPFGLGALGFEILLTKPGLPS